Proteins encoded by one window of Salvia splendens isolate huo1 chromosome 5, SspV2, whole genome shotgun sequence:
- the LOC121803958 gene encoding protein GRAVITROPIC IN THE LIGHT 1-like, translating into IFVSLFNYSPQIQIIFSFHIAMDSVTPKKSRLARTFAKVLHEDIRKAKSREKITKDRDKAVGEAFVAKLFAGLSSIKASYAQLQCAQSPYDADGIQSADRVIVAELKKLSELRQRFSKKELAEASPATALLVAEAQEQSSLVKMYEITSRKLDSQVKLKESEIVFLKEKLAEIDGDCKLLDKRLNSSGGRGGGQLSFRDRGEVRPSHFVSLLRQAVKSVRSFVRLLVDEMESEDWDLDAAAALIQPGVAFWERSHICFAFESFVCREMFDCFDRPCFSEKYASSSPEKENRRREFFDKFTEQKSARPADYLSRKPKSIFAEFCRAKYLRVINPKMEASLFGNLDQRNLVSSGVLPENAFFATFCEMAKRVWMLHCLAFALDPEVAIFRVSNGSRLSEVYMESVNDEAFDASPEPVVAFTVVPGFRVASVVVQSQVYLI; encoded by the coding sequence ATATTCGTTTCTCTATTTAACTATTCTCCCCAAATTCAAATCATCTTCAGTTtccacatcgccatggattccGTCAcgccgaagaagagccgcctcGCGCGCACCTTCGCCAAGGTCCTTCACGAGGATATCAGGAAGGCCAAATCTCGCGAGAAGATAACcaaggatcgagacaaggcggTTGGAGAAGCTTTTGTGGCGAAGCTCTTCGCCGGATTATCATCGATTAAGGCGTCGTATGCTCAATTACAGTGCGCGCAATCGCCGTACGACGCCGACGGTATTCAATCGGCGGATCGGGTGATTGTTGCTGAGCTGAAGAAATTGTCGGAGCTGAGGCAGCGATTTTCGAAGAAGGAGCTCGCTGAGGCGTCTCCGGCGACGGCGCTGCTTGTCGCCGAAGCTCAGGAGCAGAGCAGTCTCGTGAAGATGTACGAGATCACGAGTAGAAAGCTCGATTCGCAGGTGAAGCTGAAGGAATCGGAGATCGTGTTTTTAAAGGAGAAGCTGGCGGAGATCGACGGCGACTGCAAGCTGCTCGACAAAAGGCTAAACTCGAgcggaggaagaggaggaggacaGCTGTCGTTTCGAGATCGCGGGGAGGTTAGACCGAGCCATTTCGTATCGCTGCTTCGGCAGGCGGTGAAGTCGGTTCGGAGCTTCGTTCGGTTGCTCGTGGACGAGATGGAGTCGGAGGATTGGGATCTGGACGCCGCCGCTGCTTTGATCCAGCCTGGCGTTGCGTTTTGGGAGCGGAGTCACATTTGCTTCGCCTTCGAATCATTCGTTTGCAGAGAAATGTTCGATTGCTTCGATCGCCCCTGTTTCTCCGAAAAATACGCGTCGTCTTCGCCGGAGAAGGAGAATCGCCGCCGCGAGTTTTTCGACAAATTCACGGAGCAGAAATCCGCGAGGCCAGCGGATTATCTAAGTCGGAAGCCAAAATCGATATTCGCGGAATTCTGCAGAGCGAAATATCTACGTGTAATTAATCCGAAGATGGAGGCGTCGCTTTTCGGCAATCTGGATCAGAGGAATCTGGTGAGCTCCGGCGTGCTGCCGGAGAACGCGTTCTTCGCCACCTTCTGTGAGATGGCGAAGCGCGTGTGGATGCTGCATTGCCTCGCCTTCGCATTGGACCCGGAGGTGGCGATATTTCGGGTGAGCAATGGGAGCCGGTTGTCGGAGGTGTACATGGAGAGCGTGAACGACGAGGCTTTTGACGCATCCCCAGAGCCAGTAGTGGCGTTCACTGTCGTTCCGGGGTTTAGGGTCGCGAGCGTCGTCGTTCAATCGCAAGTGTATTTAATTTAA